One segment of Macrotis lagotis isolate mMagLag1 chromosome 1, bilby.v1.9.chrom.fasta, whole genome shotgun sequence DNA contains the following:
- the PLCXD2 gene encoding PI-PLC X domain-containing protein 2 isoform X2: MNKGHGGFHLLFHLDAPHYITYDSYEWESSMTGSHDSFSYWVDEKSPVGPDQTPAIKRLARISLVKKLMKKWSVTQNLTFREQLEAGIRYFDLRVSSKPGDTDPEIYFIHGLFGIKVWDGLMEINSFLTQHPREVVFLDFNHFYAMEDAHHKYLIQRIQEAFGTKLFPSERVENVTLNTLWKKNCQVLIFYHSPLSMQYPFLWPGHRIPAPWANTTCVRKLILFLETTLGERAPRGAFHVSQAILTPRVKTIARGLVGGLKNTLVHRNLPVILNWVKTQKPGVLGVNIITSDFVDLVDFATTVIELNNLLLQGDRALAKC; encoded by the exons GATCCCATGATTCTTTCAGCTACTGGGTAGATGAAAAGTCCCCTGTGGGTCCAGACCAAACCCCAGCTATCAAGCGTCTTGCCAGGATCTCCTTGGTAAAGAAGCTGATGAAGAAATGGTCTGTGACACAGAATCTGACATTTAGGGAGCAACTAGAGGCAGGGATTCGCTACTTTGACCTGCGTGTGTCATCCAAGCCTGGTGACACTGACCCGGAGATCTACTTCATCCATGGTCTGTTTGGCATCAAAGTCTGGGATGGACTGATGGAAATCAACTCTTTCCTCACACAGCACCCCAGAGAAGTCGTCTTCCTGGACTTCAACCACTTCTATGCTATGGAGGATGCCCACCACAAATACTTGATTCAGCGAATTCAGGAGGCATTTGGAACCAAGCTCTTCCCATCTGAGAGAGTGGAGAATGTGACCCTGAATACTCTATGGAAGAAAAACTGCCAG GTTCTtattttctaccattctcccCTGTCCATGCAATACCCCTTCTTATGGCCAGGACACAGGATTCCAGCACCATGGGCCAACACAACATGCGTGAGGAAACTCATCCTCTTCTTAGAAACAACTCTTGGAGAAAGAGCTCCCCGTGGAGCTTTCCATGTTTCCCAAGCTATTCTCACACCCAGAGTAAAGACCATTGCCCGAGGCTTGGTTGGTGGCCTCAAGAACACTCTGGTGCACAG gaacCTTCCTGTGATTCTGAACTGGGTGAAGACACAGAAACCTGGAGTCTTGGGTGTGAACATAATCACATCTGACTTTGTTGACCTGGTGGACTTTGCAACAACTGTCATTGAGTTAAATAACCTCCTCCTACAAGGGGACAGAGCTCTAGCTAAATGCTGA